One region of Cinclus cinclus chromosome 1, bCinCin1.1, whole genome shotgun sequence genomic DNA includes:
- the TMEM108 gene encoding transmembrane protein 108 yields MAMGSPQLLQICLSLRTFAEKQTKLDSNSSVLLQNMEGVLLILALTEELVFSAQVLSPTVSSSQGFPMNTTTITAMGTTPHHKDHHRAEPLPTSAQAMSHTISLVEEAPSTGKEKESGPRIGEKETYHLYNKSALYSGQSRPKGKIFQVFKGNFSESTEPYLKTTLHSPFPTLRSPFTDHPFQSQTTASSDPNGVGLARTTHSDPSPHHTSGSRREAERGDGTEAVVQEADFATTTAGPSTDPEAVSVPFKPTRYGVWDMLSKNNSWVTLNLSTNVPLFAGSGSATAAAGHSVQTSFDVSISSPAVGDLEGLTPTQHGAVTNAMAPGSALSSVPATRLSSSTSTAGSTATGNFLNRLVPAGTWKPGVQGNISHVTEGDKPQHRATICLSKMDIAWIILAISVPISSCSVLLTVCCMRRKKKTSNPENNLSYWNNAITMDYFNRHAVELPREIQSLETSEDHLSEPRSPANGDYRDSGMVLVNPFCQETLFVGHEQVSEI; encoded by the exons ATGGCCATGGGGTCACCACAGCTTCTGCAGATTTGTCTTTCCCTTCGTACTTTTGCAGAGAAGCAAACAAAGTTGGATTCTAACTCTTCTGTCCTTCTGCAGAATATGGAAG gtgTTCTACTGATCTTGGCACTGACAGAAGAGCTGGTGTTTTCTGCTCAGGTACTGTCTCCCACTGTCTCCTCCTCTCAGGGCTTCCCGATGAATACTACAACTATCACAGCCATGGGAACAACACCTCACCACAAAGACCACCACAGGGCAGAGCCCCTTCCCACGTCTGCTCAAGCCATGTCCCACACCATCAGCCTGGTGGAGGAAGCCCCTTCCACcgggaaagagaaagagagtgGCCCTCGCATCGGCGAAAAGGAAACTTACCATTTGTACAACAAGAGTGCTTTGTACTCAGGACAGTCTCGCCCCAAGGGGAAAATATTCCAGGTTTTCAAAGGCAACTTCTCAGAGTCGACAGAGCCTTACCTAAAGACGACCCTGCACTCTCCCTTCCCTACCCTGAGGAGCCCTTTCACAGACCACCCGTTTCAGTCCCAGACCACAGCATCCAGTGATCCAAATGGAGTGGGGCTGGCAAGAACTACACACTCAGACCCTTCTCCCCACCACACCTCGGGAAGCCGTAGGGAAGCAGAGCGAGGGGATGGGACTGAGGCAGTAGTACAGGAGGCAGATTTTGCCACCACAACTGCTGGACCATCAACTGATCCTGAAGCAGTGTCGGTGCCTTTTAAACCCACACGCTATGGCGTGTGGGATATGCTGAGCAAAAACAACTCTTGGGTAACCTTGAATCTCAGTACAAATGTCCCTTTGTTTGCTGGCTCTGGATCTgctacagcagcagctggtcACTCAGTTCAGACCAGTTTTGACGTCAGTATCTCGTCCCCAGCAGTGGGAGACCTGGAGGGACTCACTCCAACGCAGCACGGCGCGGTGACCAATGCCATGGCACCAGGCAGTGCTCTCTCCTCAGTGCCTGCCACGAGGCTGTCCAGCTCTACTTCCACAGCTGGCTCCACTGCCACTGGGAACTTCCTGAATAGACTGGTTCCTGCCGGGACCTGGAAACCAGGTGTGCAAGGAAACATCTCCCATGTCACTGAGGGGGACaagccccagcacagagcaaccATCTGTCTCAGCAAGATGGACATTGCCTGGATCATTCTGGCTATCAGCGTCCCTATATCCTCATGTT CAGTTCTGCTGACAGTCTGCTgcatgagaaggaagaagaagacaTCTAACCCAGAGAACAATCTGAGCTATTGGAATAACGCTATTACCATGGACTACTTCAACAGGCATGCTGTAGAGTTACCAAGAGAGATCCAGTCACTGGAGACTTCAGAG GACCACCTGTCCGAGCCGCGCTCTCCAGCCAATGGCGACTATCGCGACAGCGGGATGGTCCTGGTGAACCCCTTCTGTCAGGAAACGCTGTTCGTGGGACATGAGCAAGTCTCCGAAATATGA